In the genome of Fusobacterium necrogenes, one region contains:
- a CDS encoding helix-turn-helix domain-containing protein: protein MRESMELLKRYLSFKDYWIISMFRYLNIEIGNINYKIDKETLAVLCLYLKNREYKVLREIWSEKSIQHDMFEFCDYAYDYFSKTLIPSKREFEEKMLERLKCSPIKNLLLSFYEEFNYQYKVRVSEKDFYYTLFDKDYDIYYLKDVESIELKEIYNYGDMFFYIVVDGIVEYEKKLIPEKNMIVTMKKSKDLNLTSFVNKASVIIFVFKKEFLNKLNIVFEVEETKIYRIYNMSIFNMILNSKIEDNKTRQILFQAMLYLLEKVKGKKNKILNYEWIKYKADIIKFVENNDDLDEKELGRFLIRELNMSMAKTYMVFKFLFDTTPTKYIEKEKISKSYKLLLESQKSIEEIADELGYTLKTFVRKFEGASGYSPSKFRKIMRDY, encoded by the coding sequence AATAGGGAATATTAATTATAAAATAGATAAAGAGACATTGGCTGTACTTTGTTTATATTTAAAAAATAGAGAGTATAAGGTATTGAGGGAAATTTGGAGTGAAAAATCAATACAACATGATATGTTTGAGTTTTGTGATTATGCATATGATTACTTTAGTAAAACTTTAATTCCAAGTAAAAGAGAATTTGAGGAAAAAATGCTTGAAAGGCTTAAATGTTCTCCTATAAAAAATTTATTACTATCATTTTATGAGGAATTTAATTATCAATATAAGGTAAGAGTGTCAGAAAAGGATTTTTATTATACTCTTTTTGATAAAGACTATGATATATATTATTTAAAGGATGTTGAGAGTATAGAGTTAAAAGAGATATATAATTATGGAGATATGTTTTTTTATATAGTAGTAGATGGAATAGTTGAATATGAAAAAAAATTAATTCCAGAAAAAAATATGATTGTAACTATGAAAAAAAGTAAAGATTTAAATCTAACATCTTTTGTAAATAAGGCTTCAGTGATAATCTTTGTATTTAAAAAAGAGTTTTTAAATAAATTGAATATTGTATTTGAAGTTGAGGAAACAAAGATATATAGAATATACAATATGTCAATTTTCAACATGATATTGAATTCTAAAATTGAAGATAATAAAACTAGACAAATACTATTTCAAGCTATGCTTTACCTTTTGGAGAAAGTAAAAGGGAAAAAAAATAAGATTTTGAATTATGAATGGATAAAATATAAGGCTGATATAATCAAATTTGTAGAAAATAATGATGATTTAGATGAAAAAGAGCTAGGCAGATTTTTGATTAGAGAACTCAATATGAGTATGGCTAAAACATATATGGTATTCAAATTTCTTTTTGATACAACTCCAACTAAATATATTGAAAAAGAAAAAATATCTAAAAGTTATAAGCTACTTTTAGAAAGTCAGAAAAGTATAGAGGAGATAGCTGATGAACTGGGATATACACTTAAGACCTTTGTAAGAAAATTTGAAGGAGCTAGTGGTTATTCACCAAGTAAATTTAGAAAAATAATGAGGGATTATTAA